Proteins encoded by one window of Candidatus Zixiibacteriota bacterium:
- a CDS encoding translocation/assembly module TamB domain-containing protein, protein MRRLRKIILVLLAVAMAVLVGGAVYLVYLGGIERLANDRLRRMFAQQNNLDIRIGKIGGDMFSRLSLHDVEIYYVDSTHRYRLARFPELRTAYSFRNLWNRRYILNFLYIDSLDVTLVQDSVAGWLLPPLTRPAGAAKGPSDLPSFLVSQVTVDHGRLTVVRGGDTTTVRDVAFAAAVEGDQGLYTADLARLAFSSDLPGVKLDAGQGKVTYADRRLLFTGVSVLSGSTRLSLEGNVRFEDEPAGEVRLSGDDVDVADLARYLNVSLPGTVDLAGEVSFVGRAAEGSLNLAGSLSIFDMQNLVIDFHYRDNLLTLDSLYGSLLGGCSLDGSGDIDFAARPNTYRLEADIRNFNLDRLVPGTFESDLTGRIALEGESFSSRSLRLTTVVGLYESRFGDFPIQQAYGTMVITADSLVFVDPFRVDYFENVIWAGGVIDYDDDINLSVQIDLNNLDRYRNTRLFIEEPGGRGYAEATLTGRTVDPDLRGWFASDSCWIYGLFADTLYAEVDLDRFLAGRRGTVEVWFDRGSTWGLPYDTGYAWLRIDSNLVYIDTALVRNPYVTVAGAAALDYLAQPQQLRIGALHVNLLDRSFSNPEEMLIEVDTAGFMFRRAEIGNADARLSLAGRINYDESMDLRLTLERLPIAPWLSLADSTIPMDGYLSTTAAVAGDFRSPVIRLEGAVDSLTYAGLELGDAVAALSYADARLDVDSACIYSDSGAYRARGVLYADLAFTADSLERFPRRPMAIRIDARDRDFDLVSLLLPSVEDLQGDFFADFELSGHPRDPHVQGEAYIKNARLKYFDLENWIFADSAGVSMHDDSILIHRIEAYATDRNDPSGVGRRHYAYIDGSLQLLALDSLAYDVEVRLDNEFPFTYELEDIRGKVEGRLFVEGPTPPTVSGDIQLISAQYRVPFAEEGEGSPILRALTSQNTWDLNVNVEILSNFWIKNEDIDAEFAGEINLVRERGVYRFLGEMEVLRGRGFLFDKTFRLDPGSKVTFQGSDTLKPQLDITGSTRMTAVRATTGDEGPVTEAIDLCVHVGGTLETPEINPCGGEDIAQSDLLPLIVTNYYGGDGLAVGGRLEERVLGLGYAQFSQIGGRQLNRIGVETFEIDPVYSDQLGPWNARVTLGKYVGEGLYVYGRSTISGQTRQEYGFEYRWFKGVLLEGRRDEDELYHLNLRLHWEW, encoded by the coding sequence ATGCGGCGGCTCAGAAAAATCATCCTCGTGCTCCTGGCTGTCGCCATGGCCGTCCTCGTCGGCGGCGCTGTCTACCTGGTTTACCTCGGCGGCATCGAGCGGCTGGCCAACGACCGCCTCCGCCGCATGTTCGCCCAGCAGAACAACCTCGACATCCGGATCGGAAAAATCGGCGGCGACATGTTCAGCCGCCTCTCGCTGCACGACGTGGAGATCTACTATGTCGACAGCACGCACCGCTACCGGCTGGCCCGCTTCCCGGAACTCCGCACCGCCTACTCCTTCCGCAACCTCTGGAACCGGCGCTACATCCTGAATTTCCTGTACATCGACTCCCTCGACGTCACGCTCGTGCAGGACAGCGTCGCCGGCTGGCTCCTGCCCCCGCTGACCCGCCCGGCGGGAGCGGCCAAAGGCCCCTCCGATCTGCCGTCGTTCCTGGTTTCGCAGGTCACGGTCGACCACGGCCGCCTCACTGTGGTCCGCGGCGGCGACACCACGACCGTCCGGGATGTCGCCTTCGCCGCCGCCGTAGAGGGCGACCAGGGGCTGTACACGGCGGATCTCGCCCGCCTCGCTTTTTCTTCCGACCTGCCCGGTGTGAAGCTCGACGCGGGCCAGGGGAAAGTCACCTACGCCGACCGCCGCCTGCTCTTCACCGGCGTCTCCGTGCTCTCCGGCTCGACGCGGCTGAGTCTCGAGGGGAACGTGCGTTTCGAAGACGAGCCGGCCGGGGAGGTGCGTCTGAGCGGCGATGACGTGGATGTCGCCGACCTCGCCCGCTACCTGAACGTCTCGCTGCCCGGCACGGTCGATCTCGCCGGCGAGGTCTCATTTGTCGGCAGGGCGGCCGAGGGTTCGCTGAACCTCGCCGGCAGCCTGAGCATCTTCGACATGCAGAACCTCGTGATCGACTTTCACTACCGCGACAACCTTCTCACTCTCGACAGCCTCTACGGCAGCCTCCTCGGCGGCTGCTCGCTCGACGGCAGCGGGGATATCGACTTCGCCGCCCGGCCCAACACCTACCGGCTGGAGGCCGACATCCGCAACTTCAACCTCGACCGCCTCGTCCCGGGAACCTTCGAATCCGACCTGACCGGACGCATCGCCCTGGAGGGGGAGTCGTTCTCCAGCCGCAGCCTCCGCCTGACCACCGTCGTCGGCCTGTACGAATCCCGCTTCGGCGATTTCCCGATCCAGCAGGCCTACGGCACGATGGTCATCACCGCCGATTCGCTGGTCTTCGTCGATCCCTTCCGCGTCGACTACTTTGAGAACGTTATCTGGGCCGGCGGCGTCATTGACTACGATGACGACATCAACCTGTCGGTCCAGATCGATCTCAACAACCTCGACCGCTATCGGAACACCCGGCTGTTCATCGAGGAGCCGGGCGGGCGCGGTTACGCCGAGGCCACTCTGACCGGCCGCACCGTCGACCCCGATCTCCGGGGGTGGTTCGCCTCCGATTCGTGCTGGATCTACGGTCTGTTCGCCGACACCCTGTACGCCGAGGTGGATCTCGACCGGTTCCTGGCCGGCCGCCGGGGCACGGTCGAGGTCTGGTTCGACCGCGGCTCCACCTGGGGCCTGCCGTACGACACCGGCTACGCCTGGCTGCGCATTGATTCCAACCTCGTGTACATCGACACCGCGCTCGTGCGCAATCCCTACGTGACGGTGGCGGGGGCGGCGGCCCTCGACTACCTCGCCCAGCCCCAGCAGCTCCGCATCGGCGCGCTCCACGTCAATCTGCTCGACCGCAGCTTCTCCAACCCCGAGGAAATGCTCATCGAGGTCGACACCGCCGGTTTCATGTTCCGGCGGGCCGAGATCGGCAACGCCGACGCCCGCCTGTCGCTGGCCGGCCGCATCAACTACGACGAGTCGATGGACCTCCGCCTCACCCTCGAGCGCCTCCCCATCGCGCCCTGGCTCAGCCTCGCGGACTCGACCATTCCGATGGACGGGTACCTGTCGACGACGGCCGCGGTGGCGGGCGATTTCCGGTCCCCGGTCATCCGGCTTGAGGGCGCCGTGGATTCGCTGACCTACGCGGGGCTCGAACTGGGCGACGCGGTGGCCGCCCTGAGTTACGCCGACGCCCGCCTGGACGTCGATTCCGCCTGCATCTATTCGGATTCCGGGGCGTACCGGGCCCGGGGCGTGCTCTATGCCGACCTCGCTTTCACCGCCGATTCGCTCGAGCGCTTTCCCCGGCGGCCCATGGCCATCCGCATCGACGCCCGCGACCGCGACTTCGACCTCGTCAGCCTCCTCCTGCCCTCGGTCGAGGACCTGCAGGGGGACTTCTTCGCCGACTTCGAGCTCTCCGGGCATCCGCGCGATCCCCACGTCCAGGGGGAAGCGTACATCAAGAACGCCCGCCTGAAGTATTTCGACCTCGAGAACTGGATCTTCGCCGACTCGGCAGGCGTGTCCATGCACGACGACAGCATCCTCATCCACCGCATCGAGGCCTATGCGACCGACCGCAACGATCCCTCCGGCGTCGGCCGCCGCCACTATGCCTACATCGACGGCTCCCTCCAGTTGCTGGCGCTCGACAGCCTCGCCTACGACGTCGAGGTGCGCCTGGACAACGAATTTCCCTTCACCTATGAGCTTGAGGACATTCGGGGGAAGGTCGAGGGGCGGCTGTTCGTCGAGGGCCCCACTCCGCCGACGGTTTCCGGCGACATCCAGCTCATCTCCGCCCAGTACCGCGTGCCGTTCGCCGAGGAGGGAGAGGGCTCGCCCATTCTCCGGGCGCTCACCTCCCAGAACACCTGGGACCTCAACGTCAACGTCGAAATCCTCTCGAACTTCTGGATCAAGAATGAAGATATCGACGCCGAGTTCGCCGGCGAGATCAACCTCGTCCGCGAGCGGGGCGTCTACCGCTTCCTCGGCGAAATGGAGGTCCTCCGCGGGCGCGGTTTCCTCTTCGATAAAACTTTCCGGCTCGATCCGGGCAGCAAGGTGACCTTCCAGGGCAGCGACACGCTGAAACCGCAGCTTGACATCACCGGCTCCACCCGCATGACCGCCGTGCGCGCCACCACCGGCGACGAGGGGCCGGTGACCGAGGCCATCGATCTCTGCGTCCACGTCGGCGGCACGCTCGAAACCCCGGAAATCAACCCCTGCGGCGGCGAGGACATCGCCCAGTCCGATCTCCTCCCGCTCATCGTCACCAACTACTACGGGGGCGACGGTCTGGCGGTCGGCGGCCGGCTCGAGGAGCGCGTCCTCGGCCTCGGCTATGCCCAGTTCTCCCAGATCGGCGGCCGACAGCTCAACCGGATCGGCGTCGAGACCTTCGAAATCGACCCGGTCTACAGCGACCAGCTCGGCCCGTGGAACGCCCGGGTGACGCTCGGCAAATACGTGGGAGAAGGTCTGTACGTGTACGGCCGGTCGACCATCTCCGGCCAGACCCGCCAGGAGTACGGCTTTGAGTATCGCTGGTTCAAGGGGGTGCTGCTGGAGGGCCGCCGGGACGAGGACGAGCTCTACCACCTTAACCTGAGGCTGCACTGGGAATGGTGA
- a CDS encoding carboxymuconolactone decarboxylase family protein, with protein MTADTDEFRRRLACFVPDGHTRERLLALWAAAIALADEPAMSSAFHLAAGRGLDRASLYEIVLQSYLFLGFPRMLIAAEHLHRQYKEERPPASVEADFAAEAWFDRGTALCRLVYAENYNRLRERVEAMAPEIFRWMVLEGYGKVLSRPGLTIIERELAIIACLAIENRPAQLHSHVRGALNVGTAPGLVRAVVEDIGPAAGEGYQTARSICRRLRIEL; from the coding sequence GTGACCGCTGATACCGATGAATTCCGTCGGCGGCTGGCCTGCTTTGTCCCGGACGGGCACACCCGCGAGCGGCTACTGGCGCTCTGGGCCGCGGCCATTGCGCTGGCCGATGAACCGGCGATGAGTTCGGCGTTTCACCTCGCCGCCGGACGCGGGCTGGATCGCGCGTCCCTGTACGAGATCGTCCTCCAGTCGTATTTGTTTCTTGGGTTTCCCCGCATGCTGATCGCCGCCGAGCATCTCCACCGGCAGTATAAAGAGGAGAGGCCCCCCGCGTCTGTGGAGGCGGACTTTGCCGCCGAGGCCTGGTTTGACCGGGGCACGGCGCTCTGCCGCCTCGTCTATGCCGAGAACTATAACCGGCTTCGGGAGCGGGTGGAAGCGATGGCGCCGGAAATATTCCGGTGGATGGTGTTGGAGGGCTACGGGAAAGTGCTCTCCCGCCCCGGGCTGACGATCATCGAGCGGGAACTGGCGATTATCGCCTGCCTGGCGATCGAGAATCGGCCGGCCCAGCTGCACAGCCACGTGCGGGGAGCGCTCAATGTGGGTACGGCACCCGGCCTCGTTCGGGCTGTGGTGGAGGATATCGGCCCGGCGGCCGGCGAGGGCTACCAGACGGCGCGCAGCATCTGTCGGCGCCTGCGGATTGAACTATGA
- a CDS encoding citryl-CoA lyase, whose translation MPEETWSTAITDIAPGRIRVRGYAITDIMEKLSYAEAVFLILKGQLPSPAEAELMNAVLVSSIDHGASPPSVLGARTVLSGGNSLNAAVAGGVLVIGDTHGGAIEQSAKLLQEWAAKSGDVETLAGELANWLKVNKMRMPGFGHRLHNIDPRTGKLFALADRHGYRGRHIDLCRAIEKALAEKLGKELPINVDGAIAAVISDMGFDWRLGKGFFIISRVPGLVAHVYEEMTREKPMRRLGPPPFKYDGPPDRDIP comes from the coding sequence ATGCCTGAGGAAACCTGGTCTACCGCCATCACTGATATCGCTCCCGGCCGCATCCGCGTCCGCGGTTACGCCATCACCGATATCATGGAGAAGCTCTCCTACGCCGAGGCCGTCTTCCTCATTCTGAAGGGCCAGTTGCCCTCCCCGGCGGAGGCGGAGCTGATGAACGCCGTCCTGGTGTCATCGATCGACCATGGCGCCTCACCGCCCTCAGTCCTCGGCGCCCGGACCGTCCTTTCCGGCGGCAACTCCCTCAACGCGGCCGTGGCCGGGGGGGTTCTGGTGATCGGGGACACGCACGGCGGCGCTATTGAGCAGTCCGCCAAGCTCCTGCAGGAGTGGGCGGCCAAGAGCGGCGATGTCGAGACACTCGCCGGCGAGCTCGCCAACTGGCTGAAAGTGAACAAAATGCGCATGCCCGGGTTCGGCCATCGCCTCCATAATATCGACCCCCGCACGGGCAAACTCTTCGCCCTCGCCGATCGCCACGGCTACCGCGGACGCCACATCGACCTCTGCAGAGCGATCGAGAAAGCGCTGGCCGAAAAACTCGGCAAAGAACTGCCGATCAACGTCGACGGCGCCATCGCCGCCGTCATCTCCGACATGGGCTTCGACTGGCGGCTGGGGAAAGGGTTCTTCATCATCTCCCGCGTCCCCGGCCTGGTGGCTCATGTGTACGAGGAGATGACGCGCGAGAAGCCGATGCGCCGTCTCGGCCCGCCGCCGTTCAAGTACGATGGTCCGCCGGATCGGGACATCCCGTAG
- a CDS encoding cobalamin biosynthesis protein CbiA produces the protein MARPTPTYPSPSFAKRVLTIVGGYGSGKSEVAVNLARQLALTGGKPVAIADLDIVNPYFRSREATRQLSELGIQSIHPTGGLAHADLPIILPEVRGAMEQFGGTLILDVGGDDVGARVLGSLADAVPADDYELLLVLNAHRPFTATVAGCRALMAKIEATSRLAFTGIISNTHMLEHTTVETIREGLRLARALAADTGLPIAFVAALEDQVRQINPEEIDVPVLMLDRLLLKPWERPSRRPGG, from the coding sequence ATGGCCAGACCGACCCCCACATACCCCTCCCCCTCGTTCGCCAAACGGGTCCTCACCATAGTCGGCGGTTACGGCAGCGGGAAATCGGAGGTGGCGGTCAACCTCGCCCGGCAGTTGGCGCTGACCGGGGGAAAACCGGTGGCGATCGCCGACCTCGACATTGTCAATCCGTATTTCCGGTCGCGGGAAGCGACCCGGCAGTTGTCCGAACTTGGCATCCAATCGATCCACCCGACGGGCGGCCTGGCCCACGCCGACCTGCCGATCATCCTGCCGGAGGTGCGCGGGGCGATGGAGCAGTTTGGCGGGACGCTGATTCTTGATGTCGGCGGCGACGACGTGGGGGCGCGGGTGCTCGGGTCGCTTGCGGACGCGGTCCCGGCTGATGACTACGAGCTGTTGCTGGTGCTGAACGCCCACCGGCCCTTTACGGCGACCGTGGCGGGCTGCCGGGCGCTGATGGCCAAGATCGAGGCCACCTCGCGGCTGGCGTTCACCGGGATCATTTCCAACACGCACATGCTCGAGCACACGACGGTCGAGACGATCCGCGAGGGTCTCCGGCTGGCCCGGGCGCTGGCGGCCGACACCGGTCTGCCGATTGCGTTCGTGGCGGCGCTCGAGGACCAGGTCAGGCAAATAAATCCTGAAGAGATAGATGTGCCGGTGCTCATGCTGGACCGTCTGCTGCTCAAGCCGTGGGAACGGCCGAGCCGCAGGCCGGGCGGCTGA
- a CDS encoding 4Fe-4S binding protein: MPGVRIDKNHCKGCELCTKACPQKILSMSDDITVRGYFYARLHDPSRCIGCRLCALTCPDAAIEVHAHGTTFVLVDY, from the coding sequence ATGCCAGGCGTACGCATAGATAAGAATCACTGCAAGGGATGCGAGTTGTGCACGAAAGCGTGCCCGCAGAAGATCCTCTCGATGTCGGACGACATCACGGTGCGGGGATACTTCTACGCGCGGCTGCACGATCCGTCCCGCTGCATCGGGTGCCGGCTGTGCGCTCTCACCTGCCCCGATGCGGCCATCGAAGTACATGCCCACGGAACGACGTTCGTCCTCGTGGACTACTGA
- the vorB gene encoding 3-methyl-2-oxobutanoate dehydrogenase subunit VorB: MAKILMKGNEALAEAAIRAGAEGYFCYPITPQSEVAEYMAKRMPEVGRVFLQGESEVAVGNMLFGAASTGKRVFTTSSSPGISLMQEAISYMAGAHLPAVIVNIMRGGPGLGGILPAQSDYFQAVKGGGHGDYRVLVLAPSSVQEAVDLMMLAFHLADKYRNPVMLIGDGMIGQMMEPVEFPEEYREDPLPPNDEWAATGARGRRPRIIKSLFLDPEKLEKNSWDLAEKYARMRREEVRCECYKVTGKNRILIVSYGTMARICQTVIDELEAEGVSVGLLRPITLFPFPADQIRAEIEKKNIEAVLTVEMSTAQMLEDVELAMQGKKPVAFYGRTGGIVPTPEEVRDKILAMLGRTGAPAAKAAGRAARKTAARKTDAQKKAAGKKR, encoded by the coding sequence ATGGCGAAGATACTGATGAAGGGAAACGAAGCGCTCGCCGAGGCGGCGATCCGGGCGGGCGCCGAAGGTTACTTCTGCTACCCGATCACGCCGCAGTCGGAGGTCGCCGAGTACATGGCCAAGCGAATGCCGGAAGTCGGCCGGGTCTTTCTCCAGGGGGAGAGCGAGGTGGCGGTCGGCAACATGCTTTTCGGCGCGGCCTCGACCGGCAAGCGGGTCTTCACGACCTCGTCGAGCCCGGGCATTTCGCTCATGCAGGAAGCGATCTCGTACATGGCGGGGGCCCACCTGCCGGCGGTGATCGTGAACATCATGCGCGGCGGCCCCGGCCTGGGCGGAATTCTCCCCGCCCAATCGGACTATTTCCAGGCGGTCAAGGGGGGCGGCCACGGCGACTACCGCGTGCTCGTGCTGGCCCCCTCGAGCGTCCAGGAAGCCGTCGACCTCATGATGCTCGCCTTCCACCTCGCCGACAAGTACCGCAACCCGGTGATGTTGATCGGCGACGGCATGATCGGCCAGATGATGGAGCCGGTCGAATTTCCGGAGGAATACCGGGAGGATCCCCTGCCGCCGAACGACGAATGGGCGGCCACCGGCGCCCGCGGCCGCCGGCCGCGGATCATCAAATCGCTCTTCCTCGACCCGGAGAAGCTCGAGAAAAACTCCTGGGACCTGGCCGAAAAGTACGCGCGCATGCGCCGCGAAGAAGTCCGGTGCGAGTGCTACAAGGTGACCGGGAAGAACCGCATTCTGATCGTGTCCTACGGGACGATGGCGCGCATCTGCCAGACCGTAATCGACGAACTCGAGGCGGAGGGCGTGTCGGTCGGGCTGCTCCGCCCCATCACCCTCTTCCCCTTCCCCGCCGACCAGATCCGCGCCGAGATCGAGAAGAAGAATATCGAGGCCGTGCTGACGGTCGAGATGTCGACTGCGCAGATGCTCGAGGACGTCGAGCTGGCGATGCAGGGGAAGAAACCGGTCGCGTTCTACGGCCGGACGGGCGGGATCGTCCCGACGCCGGAAGAGGTGCGGGACAAGATTCTCGCGATGCTTGGGCGGACGGGCGCCCCGGCGGCGAAAGCCGCGGGCCGGGCCGCCAGGAAAACCGCCGCCAGGAAGACGGACGCCCAGAAGAAGGCGGCCGGGAAGAAGAGGTGA
- a CDS encoding 2-oxoglutarate oxidoreductase — protein MGHATTTIFRRPTALQETVTHYCPGCTHGIIHRLVAESIDELGVRERTVGVAPVGCSVLAYNYFNCDFLEAAHGRAPALATGFKRLRPDLIVFTYQGDGDLASIGMAEIVHAANRGEKITTIFVNNAIYGMTGGQMAPTTLPGQKSTTSPNGRDVALTGWPIRVSELLATLATPLYLERVAVHTPRHILTAKKAIRRAFEYQVKGECFSLVEVLSTCPTNWGKTPEEAERWLQDNMVPYYPLRRFRTPETTAEVR, from the coding sequence ATGGGACACGCGACGACAACCATCTTTCGGCGGCCGACAGCCCTCCAGGAAACAGTCACCCACTACTGTCCCGGCTGCACCCACGGCATCATCCACCGCCTGGTGGCGGAATCGATCGATGAGCTGGGGGTGCGGGAGCGGACGGTGGGGGTGGCGCCAGTAGGGTGCTCGGTGCTGGCCTACAACTATTTCAACTGTGACTTTCTCGAGGCCGCGCACGGCCGCGCGCCGGCGCTGGCCACCGGGTTCAAGCGGCTGCGCCCCGACCTGATCGTGTTCACCTACCAGGGGGACGGCGACCTCGCCTCGATCGGAATGGCGGAGATCGTTCATGCCGCCAACCGGGGGGAGAAAATCACCACGATTTTCGTCAACAACGCCATTTACGGCATGACCGGGGGACAGATGGCGCCGACCACGCTGCCGGGGCAGAAGTCGACGACCTCGCCCAACGGCCGCGACGTTGCGCTCACCGGCTGGCCGATCCGGGTGTCGGAACTCCTGGCGACGCTGGCGACGCCTCTGTATCTCGAACGGGTGGCGGTGCACACGCCGCGGCACATCCTCACCGCCAAGAAGGCGATCCGGCGGGCTTTCGAATACCAGGTGAAGGGCGAGTGCTTCTCGCTGGTCGAGGTCCTCTCGACCTGCCCGACCAACTGGGGCAAAACGCCGGAGGAAGCGGAGCGGTGGCTGCAGGACAACATGGTGCCGTACTATCCGCTCCGGCGCTTCCGCACGCCCGAGACCACGGCGGAGGTGCGGTGA
- a CDS encoding 2-oxoacid:acceptor oxidoreductase family protein encodes MAQYEVMFAGFGGQGIMTAGQLLAYAGIKEGKHVAWIPSYGPEMRGGTAYCTVVVSDARIGSPIVTTPWSVCAFNRPSFDKFEPRVRPGGLVLVNSSLIDVTSSRTDIRQLLVPANEMAIAAGSPKSANIAVLGALIGATGIVSFDTVRATVREKMAFKASVLEANLRLLEEGRRLAAARVGQEDTV; translated from the coding sequence ATGGCGCAGTACGAAGTGATGTTCGCCGGGTTCGGCGGCCAGGGGATCATGACGGCCGGGCAACTGCTGGCCTACGCGGGGATCAAGGAGGGGAAACACGTGGCCTGGATCCCCTCCTACGGACCGGAGATGCGGGGCGGGACCGCCTACTGCACGGTGGTGGTGTCGGATGCGCGGATCGGGTCTCCGATCGTGACGACGCCCTGGTCGGTGTGCGCTTTCAACCGGCCCTCGTTCGACAAATTCGAGCCGCGGGTACGGCCGGGGGGCCTCGTGCTCGTCAACAGCTCGCTCATCGACGTGACCAGCAGCCGCACAGACATCCGCCAGCTGCTGGTTCCCGCCAACGAGATGGCGATCGCGGCCGGCTCCCCCAAATCGGCCAACATCGCGGTGCTCGGCGCCCTCATCGGCGCGACCGGAATCGTGTCGTTCGACACGGTGCGCGCGACCGTGCGCGAGAAGATGGCGTTCAAGGCGAGCGTGCTCGAGGCCAACCTGAGGCTTCTCGAGGAGGGCCGCCGGCTGGCCGCGGCCCGGGTCGGCCAGGAGGACACCGTATGA
- a CDS encoding NAD(P)H-dependent oxidoreductase subunit E — MKHDFSRLPDIIGRYPAEPGSLIAVLQDIQKEYNFLPCEALTAAAQALHVPLSKVFSVSTFYNAFCLTPRGDKIIRVCMGTTCHIRGAKQLLEQLETRLGIKAGQTTRDMKFTIEVVNCVGACAMAPVVIINDEYHGDCKVSDARRFTIGAKKDRKEAAE; from the coding sequence ATGAAGCACGATTTCTCAAGACTGCCGGACATCATCGGGAGGTATCCGGCCGAACCGGGGTCGCTCATCGCCGTGCTCCAGGATATCCAGAAGGAGTACAATTTCCTGCCGTGCGAGGCGCTGACGGCGGCGGCGCAGGCGCTCCACGTGCCGCTGTCGAAAGTCTTTTCGGTATCGACCTTCTACAACGCCTTCTGCCTCACGCCGCGCGGCGACAAGATCATCCGGGTCTGCATGGGGACCACCTGCCATATCCGGGGCGCCAAGCAGCTTCTGGAGCAGTTGGAGACGCGGCTGGGCATCAAGGCCGGCCAGACCACGCGGGACATGAAGTTCACAATCGAGGTGGTCAACTGCGTGGGCGCGTGCGCCATGGCGCCGGTGGTCATCATCAACGACGAGTACCACGGAGACTGCAAGGTGAGCGACGCCCGCCGGTTCACGATCGGAGCGAAGAAGGACAGGAAGGAGGCGGCCGAGTGA
- a CDS encoding NADH-quinone oxidoreductase subunit NuoF, whose product MICCGPGCLANGATKLVQAFRSELEKKRIRDFRVEALKETGCHGFCEKGPLVVIEPQGTFYTRVTPADVPEIIEQSIRGNQTVERLLYRDQATGEPKTTYHEIDFYRKQTRIALRNLGKIDQYSIDEYIRVGGYQALAKVLTTMTPDQVITEVKASGLRGRGGAGFHTGRKWESCATADDWPHYVVCNGDEGDPGAFMDRSIMEGDPHSVLEGMIICAFAVKSKDGYIYVREEYPLAVQNLQRAITQARAYGLLGEGILGTEFSFDIKISRGAGAFVCGESSALMKSVAGEVGEPRAKYVRSVLKGLYDKPTVLNNVESYANIPVIIAKGGAWLAAIGTPKSTGTKAFSLVGKVRNTGLIEVPMGTTLREIIYGIGGGILHDRPFKAVQTGGPSGGCLPADKLDLPVDFDTLTDAYSMMGSGGMIVMDERTCVVDVAKYFLHFLVEESCGKCTPCREGLFQLHELANRISDGRGTEADLALMEKLSENIIIGSLCGLGKSGPNPFVSTIRYFREEYLAHIRDHKCPAGVCTALIRYDIVAEKCDGCMACIHACAVNAITGRKGKVHVINQDICTKCGACMAVCRRDAVEVA is encoded by the coding sequence ATGATCTGCTGCGGGCCGGGCTGTCTGGCTAATGGAGCCACCAAGCTCGTGCAGGCGTTCCGCTCGGAATTGGAGAAGAAACGGATCAGGGACTTCCGGGTCGAGGCGCTCAAGGAGACCGGCTGCCACGGATTCTGTGAGAAGGGGCCGCTCGTCGTGATCGAGCCGCAAGGGACGTTCTACACGCGGGTGACGCCCGCCGACGTGCCGGAGATTATCGAGCAGTCGATCCGCGGCAACCAAACGGTCGAGCGGCTGCTCTACCGGGACCAGGCCACCGGCGAGCCCAAGACGACCTACCACGAGATCGATTTTTACCGCAAGCAGACGCGCATCGCGCTGCGAAATCTCGGGAAGATCGACCAGTACTCGATCGACGAGTACATCCGGGTGGGCGGGTACCAGGCGCTGGCGAAGGTGCTGACGACGATGACGCCCGACCAGGTGATCACCGAGGTGAAGGCCTCGGGGCTGCGCGGCCGGGGCGGCGCCGGTTTCCACACCGGCCGCAAGTGGGAGTCGTGCGCCACGGCGGACGACTGGCCGCACTACGTCGTGTGCAACGGCGACGAGGGCGACCCCGGGGCGTTCATGGACCGCTCGATCATGGAGGGGGATCCGCACAGCGTGCTCGAGGGGATGATTATCTGCGCCTTCGCGGTGAAATCGAAAGACGGCTACATTTACGTGCGGGAGGAGTACCCGCTGGCCGTGCAGAACCTGCAGCGGGCGATCACCCAGGCACGCGCGTACGGGCTCCTCGGCGAGGGCATCCTCGGCACGGAGTTCTCGTTCGACATTAAAATCAGCCGCGGGGCGGGGGCTTTCGTCTGCGGCGAATCATCGGCCCTGATGAAATCGGTGGCCGGCGAGGTCGGTGAGCCGCGGGCCAAGTACGTCCGGTCGGTGCTCAAGGGGCTGTACGACAAACCGACAGTGCTCAACAACGTCGAGTCCTACGCCAACATCCCGGTGATCATCGCCAAGGGCGGCGCCTGGCTGGCCGCGATCGGCACGCCAAAGAGCACCGGGACGAAAGCGTTCTCGCTGGTCGGCAAGGTGCGCAACACCGGCCTGATCGAAGTGCCGATGGGGACGACGCTGCGCGAGATCATCTACGGTATCGGCGGCGGGATTCTCCACGACCGGCCGTTCAAGGCGGTGCAGACGGGCGGCCCCTCGGGCGGCTGCCTCCCGGCCGACAAGCTCGACCTGCCGGTCGATTTCGACACGTTGACCGACGCCTACTCGATGATGGGATCGGGGGGGATGATCGTCATGGACGAGCGGACCTGCGTGGTGGACGTGGCCAAGTACTTCCTCCACTTCCTCGTCGAGGAATCATGCGGCAAGTGCACGCCCTGCCGTGAGGGGCTCTTCCAACTGCACGAGCTGGCCAACCGGATCAGCGACGGCCGCGGGACCGAGGCCGACCTCGCCCTGATGGAGAAACTCTCGGAAAACATCATCATCGGCTCGCTCTGCGGGCTCGGCAAGTCGGGTCCCAATCCCTTCGTGAGCACGATCCGGTACTTCCGCGAGGAGTACCTCGCGCACATCCGGGACCACAAGTGCCCGGCGGGCGTCTGCACGGCCCTCATCCGCTATGACATTGTGGCGGAGAAGTGCGACGGCTGCATGGCGTGCATCCATGCCTGCGCGGTGAACGCGATCACCGGGCGGAAGGGGAAGGTGCACGTGATCAACCAGGATATCTGTACCAAGTGCGGCGCCTGTATGGCGGTGTGCCGGCGGGATGCCGTGGAGGTGGCATAG